A segment of the Mangrovimonas sp. YM274 genome:
GACTCCATTCTTATATCTCAAAATCCCTCTTTTAATTCCAAAACTTTTCAATGCATTATTCATCTATCTTGGCATCATCTACCTTGATAAGTCCCTTCTATTTTTTATCAAAAAAAATAGGGCTTTCCTTATTAGTTTAATATTAGGTCTCTATTATCCTCTTTTATTAGAAAGCCTTCCTAGAATTTTAACCGAAGCCATTTCTTTCTTTCTAGTAGCATTTTTCACATATCAATCAATCAAATATATAAAACAAGACAAACTAAAAAACCTATTTTTCGCTTCCATCGCTCTAGGATATTTAACACTAACAAAGGTTATTTTTGCTTATGTAATTGTAACTACGTTTATGGCATTGGCGGTTCTGTTGTTAGTAAAACCAAGATTTCACACAAAAGCTCTGAAACAATCTTTAGTTATATTTTTATTGGGCTTTCTTACAATTGTTCCTTATTTAACCTACACATATAATGTTACTGATAAGTTCTTTTACTTTGGAAATTCAGGAGGGATGAGTCTTTATTGGATGAGTACACCTTATGAAAAAGAATCTGGGGACTGGCACTTCTTTAATACCATAGAAGAAAAACCGAACATAAAAAATAACCATATCGAATTTATAAATTCACTAAAGGACTTGACTCCCGTAGCAAAAGATGAAGCTCTAAAAAAGAAAGCCATAGAAAATATCATTAATCACAAATTAAAATATTTCAAAAATTGGATTTCAAATTTAGGTCGTATTTTCTTTGGTTATCCACATGACTTACAAACAACCTCAAATAGAATGCTTTTTTATGTGGTACCTGATACTCTTTTGGTAATATGCCTAATAATTACGTTCGTATTGAGCTTTTTAACATTTAAAGAAATAGAATTACCAATTATACTAATTTCTAGTTTTTCTCTTATATATTTAGGAGGCATAAGTTTGTTATCATCCTATCATCGTTTTCTGTATCCTATAATGCCCCCTATTTTAATCTGGAGTAGCTATATCCTAGATAGATATGTCACGTTCAAAATCAAGCTTAAATCATAACACAACGTCATTAATTAAAGCTAAATTCCATCCACATAATCCTGCAAATAAGTAAACCTCTCGGTTAACTTACCATTCTCGGTCACCTTTGCCCGCTGCAAGATACCATCTTTATCGGCATTAAAAAATGCAGGCAACACATACTCCAAAAACAAACTTCCAAAACCTTCGCTGGCATCTTTAGGCAATTCGCAAGGCAAATTATCTACTGCCATGACAACGATTGCTTTAGGCTCTTTATAATCGATTTCCGTTTCGGTTTGTGGGTCGTAGCCATAAATTGGTTCTGCAATGGTAGATGGCCTAATAGTAGTTGCCACTGGTCCATCGATATCACAACTAATATCTGCAATTACTGAAATATTGAAGTCTTTGGATTTGGCATCCTCCCGAGTAAACAAATAAGGTGCACCATCCCCATAAAAATGCCCGGCAATAAAGAAATCGGTGACTTTGGCAAAGCGCATAAAATTGGATTCATAAGCTTCAGGGTGGTTGAAGAAATCCAAATTATCAATGACCTTTCCATCCTTGCGTTTGTTGTAATCCAATACATCAATAACACAATACACAGGTTCGTCAAAAGTTTGCTCCAAATAGGCCGCTACCTCAACCTGTTTAATGTTCATGGCATCCAACATTTCCTTGGCACCTCCTGCCACCTTACCACTTCCTGTAAGCAGGATTTTTATTGGCGGTAAGGCAATGGTA
Coding sequences within it:
- a CDS encoding NAD(P)-dependent oxidoreductase, with the protein product MKFAIIKERKSPPDRRVVFSPETLKKASQFFPQATFKVEASNIRVFPDEAYRSQGFEVVDDVSDCDVLIGVKEVPVDYLIPNKSYFFFSHTIKKQPYNRDLLRSILEKNITLYDHETIVRENGARLIGFGRYAGIVGAYNGFRAWGLKHDAWNLPKAETLADQQALIAKLNTIALPPIKILLTGSGKVAGGAKEMLDAMNIKQVEVAAYLEQTFDEPVYCVIDVLDYNKRKDGKVIDNLDFFNHPEAYESNFMRFAKVTDFFIAGHFYGDGAPYLFTREDAKSKDFNISVIADISCDIDGPVATTIRPSTIAEPIYGYDPQTETEIDYKEPKAIVVMAVDNLPCELPKDASEGFGSLFLEYVLPAFFNADKDGILQRAKVTENGKLTERFTYLQDYVDGI